The Bactrocera dorsalis isolate Fly_Bdor chromosome 3, ASM2337382v1, whole genome shotgun sequence genomic interval CGGTATTTAAATCAATGAAATATAGTTTATCACGTTCCTCATTGTAGATTAGATTGTCTGCTGTTAAATCGGTTATATACATGCGGTAACCCTCAAAGCCATTGGTGAACTTCAAAGCAGACTCAAGCAGTTGCTTGGCTATGCGCAATTTGATTTCGAAATTTGCGTTGTAGAAATGTTGCAGCGTTTGGCCGACATGCTCCTGAAATGTGGTCAAACCACATACGCCAAACAACTGCGGCACCGGAAAACCGTGATGCTCAAGATAAGGATGTACAAGCAGCTGGGGATTGGTGAGCATGAGCAGCCATACAGTGGTTTCATTGTATTCGCTATTTGTGGTGAAAAAGTTGACAAATTGTTGTATACTGTCATGTGGACAGATCTGTAAATCAGCTCCAGCGACTTGAGTGAGGTACTCTCTTCGCAGATATTCACTGTTTAGTGGAAAACTAAGTGCACGTATTATCTTATAACTTTTCGCATAGCTCTTTCCGATGATTTTGTCACCAGTGATTTTTGAACGAAAGATTTGTATTTTTCTATGTCTGCCGACTCTCGACACAAAATGGCTTATGATGTTCTGTATATTCGATTCGTCATTGTCCAAATTTGCTAGTATATGTCTGCAATTTGTAACTACGCTTTTACCTAGAAGATGAGCAATTGAAAGATCGTCAACTTCTACTCGTATCATGTAGTCTACCCAATCACGAAAGTTCATTAGAATTATTagcaatatttgaaattttttgctgCATAATAAacgtataataaaataaagcattACTGAAATGAAAgagatttaaattaaacaaattgtaaTGTTTCGAAATCGATTCGAGAGACTTAGAAAATTGTGTACTCAAAGtctcaaaaaaaagtttaaaaacaatttagtaCCGATATTACTGTTATCGTCGCTGTAAAACTATACTTACACACAGCATCAAACATTATCAGGttagtattaaatatacatacatattacggAACGTTTTCTCAGTAACTGGTTAGCAACCAGTTAAGTGCTGGTTAAAAAATGGTTGTTTACCGAAAAAAGGAATTTTGGTTAAGTTAACCAATACTTAACTGATAGAAGGCTGCTAATCAGAAGACCCTAAGTCATATATTTCACTCATTTAATAGCCAAATTCAACAAATCGgacataataatacaaaatcaaTTCCAACACCTTGCACGAGGACTTATTAAACACAGAATTTTTGGTGaataaaattcaactttacTATAAGATTTTAAGATAATAATCAGTACTAGCACCATTGCTAGAGGATTGGTCGAGCTTATCAGGATTCTTAGAATTTTTAGCCTGTTTTTGGATAATATACAGCTTTTTTGACAAGACCTTCATGGAAGGAAATGACAAGATGATGCCACCTCGTCTTCATCCATACAAGCTTTGGCAAAGAGTGTCGCAGCGCATGTAAATCTATTGGATAGTGTCTAGTcagaaaaactataattatggCGAGACTGACTTTGCAAAGAGTAGTTCGGATGACCTCTTAGGGTTCACTCTATTGCCAGAAATATCTCGTAGTCGCAGAACTTCAGTTCGTTCACCAGCGCCTGCTGAGCTCACTAAAGATCCAAAAGTTCAACGGAATAACACAAGCGGATATCGGAGAACCGACATGGGACCAAACGAACCGACTCCATTAACGCGACAGCCATTTCTACAGGATGTGTTCCacataggtaggtaggtaggagtgcagccctatcgggctcaattagcactgatgtgccattttgatacactattcgtagaacctcctgtatctgctgttacgttccaccctctctctcaaaccattttgaggtttcgatgaaactacttatgtccgatatgcttttggtggaaatccattcaaggtttggtgcttggtggattccgagtgttttgtgtcggatctgtgccagagctgggcattcgcagagaaagtggaagattgtttccttgttccctgctactccgcagcttcggcagatgtcgttgtagggcatacccattttggacgcatgttccccaaatggccagtgccctgttgtggtagctgttattctgtaaatactttttcttgacctatttaataggtcgttggttcttttcctgtcgtatgttagccataattgtttagttatgacgcattttgtactgtttttccacctgttgttagcaatttgttgaaattgtttattgatctctccgcctcggattcattgaggaaagctcctgcctttgccaactcatctgctttttcgttaccgaaaatgttcctgtggccgggaacccagatcaagtttagctggagcttgtcttttattgagcttagtgctctcttgcagttgtgaactatactggaatttgtcatgggtgaagacaatgccaggagggccgcctggctatccgtaaatatagttgctttatgtatattcccgtgattttctaatagaacttcgcaggctttttctatgcctagtacttctgcatACTCAGGCGACGGTATACCTGGACGACCAGCCCAGCGCTCAACTAAATCCAATAGTAATTCCGAAATCATAGCCACAGTCAATCCGGGTCTGTTAGGAGTTTTTACAGGATATGAAGGCCGCAAGTCATTTAGCTTTACCCAAGATTCACCGCGTGGAGGCGACCTACTTTATATCATACAAGTATTTCAGCAGCATTTGTTGGTAGTTGTTCTCGAATAAGAGCAAAGGATTCTATCGAGGTATGATCGTTGAAGGTTCTTTTTTCACCAGACCGCCAAGAATTCATTTAATTCGATCATTATGGTTCGGATAAATGTTCTATCGAAAACTTAGGGTAAATTATCTTATTCGTAGTTATTTACAATAGTCCTAAAGCGCTTTTAGCTCGGTAGATATTTAGTGAAGTTTGTCCAACTATGTTAGAAATACTCACTGAGTTTCAGAGTTATTCTACATATAATCTATTTTCCAGGCATACAAATGtaatgtttgtaataaaaaacacaaatatcgAACTTTATTTTATGCTGAAGCAATATGGAACCAGCCCATTGTACGTTGCCCTGACATTTTCTGACCAAAGCCTTTTTGCTTGCTCTTAGTGAACAATTTGCCTTATGAAGACAGACGGTAAAAGCAAATCAGCTGGAAAAAGTCTTTAAGATACGAAGAAATCCTGTTTGGCTGCAAAGCGTCGCGATCATTATGTTTATACCCATACCTATGTACTAGTACGTAGATGAATAAGTATGCAGTAGCCAAAGAGTTCTAGTATATCAAAATGCTGCCTTCGTGTCTTATTTCATCTTACCACACTCTTTCTCCTCGACTTGCGGCGaacatttgttcttttttttttttcaaattctcgCACTTTTGTTTGTTGCTATGGCTTTTGTCGACTCTGACGATGATGGTAAGTTTGGCTTTGGCATATAGACAGCTCTACCTGAACAGGTACACAAATATGTAAGTGAAACGAAAAAAATGTAGTGTAGACATTAGCAAAAAAGATAGCTTGGATATGAACGTTCCGCTTGGCGCACAGTTCAAGGTTGTTTGGGGAGAAAGaggaagaaaaatatgaaaataatacatCAATGTTGTGTGCCTATTAATACTCGTATACGCGTGAAGCTATTGAgctaaattggaaaaaatagtCTACAGTTGAGTTCGTAAATTAGCGAGGGCTAAGACAGACAGAATTTCCATTGGTAAACTTTTATGATGAACTTCAgttttttcgatgaaaatagGGGTTTTATGGGTTGCTGCCTTTAAAAGTAGGCAAATTTGCTGTCTAGTCGACGCCATTAACACATAATGGTTTCAAGTGCTGATAGTGGATGAGATGAGTTGGCGTCcgatgcaaatttttattttattttattttttttgaaaatcggtTTCTTGGTGATGATTTAACTACACGGTGGAGTGAGAATCgtttaaaaagcaataaaacccATTTttcttataccctgaacaagctACCAGTTTATTATGTCTGCCACGAATTTTGTAACACCCAGCTACTAACGTCGGAGACCCCATGAAGTAcctatgtttatatattgggtagtcgaaaaagtcttttcgtatttctaatcaaacttcaacttatttttttatatttataatgaactttaaagaaccaaatatgtaccattttgctcaacctttttgccatttttccgctagccgcattattccatcagtataAAACTTGCCTGGTTTCTCGGTGAAAAACTGCGGCAAGTAATTTTCACTGggttctcttgaagccaactttactccattaatgGAGTTCTGGATTGACCGAAACCAATTTTAGTTCGATGGTACAAGATCAGGGCTATAGGTGGATGCATAAAAGCCTTCCAGCCAagttctcccagtttttgccgagtcatcaaaaaagTGTGTGATCTAACGTTGTCCTGATGGCAGAcaaagccctttctgttgatcagttctggttgtttttttcgtttgcttgcttcaatctcatcagttgttgacagtaaaatgtaaaatcaatcgGTCAACTAGGCTGGATCAGCTTATAGTGTATGATTTCTtttcaatcccaccaaatactcaacataacctttcgaggcgtccaTCCtgactttgcgaccatttgtggAGCTTCAACACGCTTGAACCATGATcttttttgcacattattgCTGTATTTGATCCCTTTTCGTcttctgttaccattcgcttcagaaattgttcgatttcatttcgtttcagcaaagaatggCAGATATTAAttcggttcattaaatttttcacagtcaATTCATGTGGTCCCCAAACAtagagcttctttttgtagccagccttttttaaatggttcaaaaccatttgatgatgaatgttaagtgaCTTGACGATATCATGGCAGCTTATGTGATGGTCCtgatcaatcttttccataatttcatcgactttttcaacgttagatcgaccagagcgaggtgcatctttcagaTCAGAATTTCCAGTAAGGAAGCGagtgaaccattgttgtgctacacgaactgatagtGCACCGTCTCGGTAAaccttacaaaattttattggtggATTGTGTGGCATTAtttccctttttatacaaaaatttcaaaatatagcgaatttctttattatttttactcattttttaaaagctgtaactttttttcaatatcatcTTTACAACACTATATGTTAtgatacaatgtgattggtaccACTGGAAATATACgattgcaacgacatctattgaaaaaaatacgaaaatagtttttcgactacccaatatgaatatattttttgtatcttaCAACTATATCATacaactgtcatacaaactgaccgatcaaagtcaagCCCTTGTATgtaaaacgtttttatttggcaagatagcTTCAGGTATGTTGTCATAGATAAAACGGTGCCGTACAATATTTAGTATTACCAAAAAAggtaaatatgaaatatgtttGCTAAGATAACAGTAATgcgtgaaaaaaatgttatcacTTAAGCtgcttatatttacatacgtataaCAGGTGTGACATATGACTGCTCAGCATGCCAAACATTTTCGTTAACAACTTGTAGACAATAAAAGTGCttgttccaaaaataaaaacaaagaaacgcgGGTGAAGTGTAATAAACTCAAAGTttaaacatatctacatacaattatacttgtattaaaAGTAGAATgcgtataaacaaaaattttataatacacTTATCTGAACCTCAGTCGGTATTCatccatacaaacacacacacttatgcattgtatttggtttattaattgAGACTAAAAGCATGCACAGTTTAAAGTTAGTCAGCCACAGGCTGTAGCATTTAGACCAGTTCTCTGCTCAGGAGTACATTCAACTAATCTGAGAACTTGCTAAGAACATTGAGTGTGCGGTCTTTTAATATAAACGTGCTCTTGgaaatactatatatgcatgtacggTGTTTGGTTGGGTTAGCGGACTGAGAAATGTTCGTTTGCAATTGGAATTACATTATTTGTGGAATAATAAGATCTCAGTACCTACgaactacttacatacatatgtaatagctAGTAAGCCGCCTATTGACATCTagggagacgaattcgcgcgaTTGGACCAGCTATTAAAGCCGTCTGTAGGCGTAAAAATAGAGGAAAGAACCAAAAGCTGCGGATTGTGGAAACAACGGTGCCAAACCTCAACCAAAAGACGGTGGATCTACGGATTAATCGCAGCCATCCATTCGTGGAAAGATAAACAACATGACCATGACCTAGACTTTCACTTCACCCAAATACTGAGTGGagatggatgctttagaagctacctgttACGATTCCATCACGGCCTTTGTCCGTAATACGAGTAGTCCGACGTGTACAGTGCATAAAAGACTCTGAGCACGCACAGGTGTTTTTCCAATGTccttgtttttaaaatttaagggAAAAGTTAAAATCTTCACATGGTGGTAGTTTTTCGGTCGAAAATTTGACagcactcatgtgtcagtctgGTAAATAGAAAGCTGTCAGCTCTAATTATGACAAAACTAACAACAGTATTTGTAGTATATCaagcgtcagtcagtccgtatGATAGATAAGACTTAAAGTTTTTCTCACTctcatgaagtaatacttaatgCGGTGGTTTCGTGGGAGAGATATGAGTCGGGAGTAGGTTGGTTTAGCGAATTAAAGTTCCACACTCTGGcattcgatgcttcctcctactaaaaaaatatgtcaTAGTTATGATTGAATTATTCGCCTCAGACTGAAAAAAATGGTCGAATTCAATTTATTTGACGTACTCAGTAATTTGGACTCGCTTGCCTTTTTTCACGTATTTCCTTTAATGTGTCTCTTCAGTTTTGACAACAAACAAGTTACAGGAAGCCAAGTCTGGAGAATACGATGGCTGAAGCACTATTAATGGtgttatttttggtcaaatatttGGACACAAGCAATGATGTGGGAGCTGGAGCAATATcatggtgcaaaagccaatttttgtccTTCCACAAAGCCGGGCGTTTCTGactgtaatattatttattggacGTACGACTCTTTGCCAAAAACTCTTTACTCAAATCGTATAAAACTTTTAGCAAAACCTTCACATTCGCTCTTTGTCGTCCACGTCTTCGTTAAAAAAACCTAGATTGGCACAAccttattttttgttcatatgaATCTTGATTTCCATGCCGACTTTAGATCTCTATATGTCAATTTATGCGAAACAGCTGTCAAGTTTGTTTACGAATAGTTTGCATGatgatttttttcaatgaacgagtttacttaaaattttgtatttcaaatgGAATCACTTGCTACGGAAGCaatcaaaataatgtaaatatgttctGGGAGTCTAGTTTAGCAcgaacacaagtatttgagtAGCACAAAGAATTCGGTGAAGTCAACGAATATTTGCCTCATGCGTATCATCCACCTTTGTTAATAACGATGACATCGAAAAAGTTTAAGAAACAGTGCCTGAAATCGTTGTGTTGacatcagagagatagcagagaATCTCAACATTTCTTATGGATTGATTCAGCATATTTCAGTGAATGTTTTGGCTATGAAGGGTATTAAGTTGAAGACAgagatttttatccggccaagggcttTCAACTCGGCGGAATTCTGAcgcttttacaacaacaacatttgtatcaaaacaattgaaaattttaatttttttttgtcagtccgggtcaaatttgatcagaaagTTTTCGGTTTTAACATAACAATGTATAAACGTATGACTGGAGAAAACATTCGTCGGTCTCTCCCTAAGCATACATGCCTTTCTTAACATTAGTTGAGTAGCATTTGTTCTACACTCACTACACTCACAACCGGCATTGATCGATGTGAAATGCTCAGATACATATGAGCGCCACACGAAAGTGCGTTGTGCGGCGGAAAGCTAACAGAATCTCGGTAAAAAGCATTCAATCGTATACGAGACGTCGAGGCAAAAGGTTTGTGTAAAATCGTATGTGAGATTAGAAGAAAAGACATTTTCGCtttagtacgagtatatgaaaTAGTCAAATCAGTGCAAAAAGTCAGCGAAGAAAGCAAACAAACGTATTATTTCAGTgctgcctgtgtgtgtgtgcaatctCCGAAAGGTAAATGAAATTGAAGTGAAACGGCGAAGGTAAACGCATATAAAGCTGATAAAATAATCTAAACATACAAGATCAGCTGTTAAATCGCACATTAGTTAggagaaaaaaagcaaaaatcggTCAagtacaataattaaaaaaggagATATAtgaatattcatatgtataacaGCACAATAGCAAGAAAATTTACGTAATAAATTTGCAGTGTCACATAGTATATACGACAAATTGCAAGGCAAGTAGAAAAATGCTTTTGTGTTGACGGAATTGGGCGCAATTTTTAGATTGAAAGTAGATTAAGGGATTGAGCattaataaagaataaaaagtGCTAAAGCTTTTTTGAATAACTTAGATTAACAATTTTGTCATTTATTCGCATGGATTAACAAAAACGATTTTACTCGCTTGATTGACGAATATTTTATCTAACGAAATGAGTGGTAATGCCAACGGCGTTTTGATTGATTAcgatctcaaaacaaataaaacagcaTTCGTTTGTCGATGAGACAATCGTGAAGATTGATTGAgaaaaagtatacatatttacatagctTTGTAgaaagttaatttatttaatatttgcatataaaagaTTCAGCAATAagaaactattttcaaaaaccTGTTTCATTTTAGTAGATGTGCGCATTAGTTTTGAATTGTAGATGTAGATTCTACAAAAGTgaagcattatttttgaagagcaatatatttaaaatacgttcaaatataaaataatttaataattgctataaataataagaaaaattaaactaaataaactGAATGACTTAAAATAAACCGAAGTTAACGTCAtactgacatacatatgtatgtatgtatggttatGGTtaggaatattaaaataaaaataatgataaaaatataataaaatcaagagaagatatatgtatgtaataaaatcatataaaaagttCTTTATCAAGTGTTTGAACGGTTAGTTTgcatggcaactatatgctatagtggtcgaTCTGTACTATAGTTTCGAAGATTCCAGTcttgctttgaaaaatattttgtgcaaaatttcgtgaaaataatttttgaaataaaaaagggtTTTTCATACAACAACTTTATTtggatcggttagtttgtatggcagctatatgctatagtggtcggaTCTAAACAATATGTTTTGAGATTGCAGTCTAGCCTTGGACTATAatgcatgcaaaatttcgtgaagacttcatgataaataaaaaggttttccatacaatgacttgatttttatcgatcagcttgtatgacagctatacctTATAATGGACCAAAATCGGCGGTTCCGAGaaattagcagcttcttggaTAGAAAAGGGTGCATACAAAATATTAGCTGAACAACTCAAAAATTGACACgactaaatcgacttagcttaCAATATCTCCAATCTAAAGAAGCTCGGTTGCGCACTTAAGGGAATtgtctcagtgtgaaatttttgagagaacgattttttttgttgcattaccGGATAGTACACACTGtaataaatattctttaaaattttgaaatcgaaattgaaattattacggtcgctacagCGTTTTTTGTAGAAAGAGAACAGAGTGGGAAACGTTCCAGTtccaatctttaaacgcgtttttctcagaatggtatttttcaaaacggtttccactctcaaCAGGAAAGTTTCGAAGAtacttacatatctacatagtTCCAATTTAGAGAGAAAATTTTGAACGTCATAAgattagttaatttcaacattaaaagaaaatggcgaaaatcagtgattttcggAGCTTTAAACTGAGATCCCTTAATGTTGTGTATCAACGCCGACAAAGCTTGAGATCTcgaaaattatcaataaaattgcAGTTCTGTTGTAGAGCATTTTCATGGTGGCTCAACAGTTCACAAGCCGCTTAAGTATTTTCCAGCCAAAATGCAGTGGACGGGTATTGCAAAATCAATAATGCAATTTCACCACAGCTGACAGTTGTCGGAAAGAAAACAGCAtggaatatattattattaatgtcaTATTATTGAAAGGCTGGGAATTTCGTGGTACACTACCTAAGCATTTCTTTGAAATTCAATATTCATtgcaattcattaatttttatgtgattttgaACTCACGTTCCGGCCATACTACGCATCTACAtaaatgttatacatatgtatgtacatatgtacacgatttttcctttttgctgATATAATTTATTCGTTCTAGTATTTTATGTGAACCAGTTTGGCGCTGTTCTACAAGCTCAAAACACCCATTTAGCTTTGTCGACCCAGAGCAAGTCGCTGGCCCAATGCCGGTAATCGGCGATGACAAATCAAAACCAACTTTATATTGTCTGTTTTCATTtctgtttttgaaaaatccatacatatgtatgtatgtatgtgctgtggataaacaaacaaatgacgACTTAAGTGCGGGTAAATACCAAGACACGAAAGCTACTCAACATTTTCTAAAAAGCTGTTTGTCCATAGCAAATATACAATGTTCAatgaatgtaaacaaatgctGATACGATTGGTTGTGTGATCATAAGAATTATCGTGTTTTTGTTTAAAGGTGACCAGCTAACAATATAATCGCCTACATACTCATATCTTTTTTAGCACAGTGCTCGTACTCGCTACATTGTTCTGTTAGTTGGTTATGGAGTGGTGATAAAGGTGCCACTTTTAAAATAATGGCACTCAATAAAATTGAAGATAGCGGCTATACAGAG includes:
- the LOC105226893 gene encoding uncharacterized protein LOC105226893: MLYFIIRLLCSKKFQILLIILMNFRDWVDYMIRVEVDDLSIAHLLGKSVVTNCRHILANLDNDESNIQNIISHFVSRVGRHRKIQIFRSKITGDKIIGKSYAKSYKIIRALSFPLNSEYLRREYLTQVAGADLQICPHDSIQQFVNFFTTNSEYNETTVWLLMLTNPQLLVHPYLEHHGFPVPQLFGVCGLTTFQEHVGQTLQHFYNANFEIKLRIAKQLLESALKFTNGFEGYRMYITDLTADNLIYNEERDKLYFIDLNTAFIVDSKYTIHKDDIDQHENIECDDCFAFVPDRLCTYGISDVNLLESCLFLRENWKRDRTKGFLKPIPAEITAKYPNLETLLDSCVDGVVKTETESVEEMSRFLTTLKLIELFSDILNEF